The following are from one region of the Etheostoma spectabile isolate EspeVRDwgs_2016 chromosome 2, UIUC_Espe_1.0, whole genome shotgun sequence genome:
- the ccdc85al gene encoding coiled-coil domain containing 85A, like isoform X1, which yields MEKATPPPLPQLQLSIAKTESPAEDISGLTDEDLLKWTKEDLVRRLRRSEADKMSVILDHGNLIREVNRSLQLHLNEIRGLKDINQKLQEDNRELRDLCCFLDDDRQKGKRVSREWQRLGRYSASIMRKEVTLYLQKLKELELRQEEVIRENLELKELCLLLDEEKGVVGGGGGGGGSVGGGTVGMGGCRNSIDSQSSLLLVPGQGLLMRDVGDGSSTSSAGSADSSDHPHHKQLHQAPGVGGVGSGGEKGSPELVHKPRCSSISGIGGGSGGDREVSSPEHPAGRLRSTSLEYPYTLPQLCRPRCGSISVPDHSRVMRGLSPEKYGRNVGRRSPEQHPKHHSSDLLLGQRQHFLGQGGSGELYQRHHRSSISSTGCGSPEPRQAHLGATEHHEKGCMVQGNSPETHRHQFSMSPDHVKFGSPVRDGQRRPAGDELSPHHRSIYNGMNALISAGCCTNNCRNVKLWDSFDASS from the exons ATGGAGAAAGCGACTCCGCCGCCCCTGCCTCAGCTCCAGCTGTCGATAGCGAAGACTGAAAGTCCAGCGGAGGACATCTCCGGATTGACTGACGAGGATCTGCTCAAGTGGACCAAGGAGGATCTGGTGCGTCGGCTGAGGCGGTCTGAGGCCGATAAGATGAGCGTGATTCTGGACCACGGCAATCTCATCCGAGAGGTCAATCGCAGCCTCCAGCTGCACTTGAACGAGATCAGGGGGCTGAAG gATATTAACCAGAAGCTGCAGGAAGACAACCGTGAGCTGCGGGACTTGTGCTGCTTCCTGGACGACGACCGCCAGAAAGGCAAGCGTGTATCCAGGGAGTGGCAGCGTTTGGGACGTTACAGTGCCAGCATCATGCGCAAAGAGGTGACCCTCTACCTCCAGAAACTCAAGGAGCTGGAGCTTCGGCAGGAGGAGGTGATCCGGGAGAACCTGGAGCTGAAGGAGCTCTGCCTGCTGCTGGACGAGGAGAAGGGGGTGGTAGGCGGAGGAGGTGGCGGCGGAGGAAGTGTAGGGGGAGGGACTGTAGGGATGGGAGGGTGCCGCAACTCAATAGACAGCCAGAGTAGTTTGCTGCTTGTGCCCGGGCAGGGGCTCCTGATGAGAGACGTGGGGGACGGGAGCAGCACATCCAGCGCAGGGAGCGCAGACAGCTCGGATCACCCTCACCACAAGCAGCTTCATCAGGCTCCAGGGGTGGGTGGGGTTGGAAGTGGTGGGGAAAAAGGGAGCCCTGAGCTTGTGCACAAACCCAGGTGTAGCAGCATCAGTGGAATAGGAGGCGGGAGTGGAGGAGACAGGGAGGTGTCCAGCCCTGAGCACCCTGCTGGGCGCCTCCGGAGTACAAGCCTGGAGTACCCATACACCTTGCCCCAGCTCTGCCGGCCCCGCTGCGGCTCCATATCTGTGCCTGACCACAGTCGAGTTATGAGGGGCCTCAGCCCAGAAAAATACGGTAGGAACGTGGGCCGACGCAGTCCGGAGCAGCACCCCAAGCACCACAGCTCTGATCTCCTCCTGGGCCAGAGGCAGCACTTCCTGGGTCAGGGAGGCAGCGGGGAGCTCTATCAGAGGCACCACAgaagcagcattagcagcacagGCTGCGGGAGCCCTGAGCCCCGGCAGGCACATTTAGGGGCCACTGAGCATCATGAAAAGGGCTGCATGGTCCAGGGGAACAGCCCCGAAACTCATAGGCACCAATTTAGTATGAGCCCTGACCATGTGAAGTTTGGCAGCCCTGTGAGGGATGGGCAGAGAAGGCCGGCTGGCGACGAGCTGTCGCCACACCATCGGAGCATCTACAATGGCATGAacg
- the ccdc85al gene encoding coiled-coil domain containing 85A, like isoform X2, protein MEKATPPPLPQLQLSIAKTESPAEDISGLTDEDLLKWTKEDLVRRLRRSEADKMSVILDHGNLIREVNRSLQLHLNEIRGLKDINQKLQEDNRELRDLCCFLDDDRQKGKRVSREWQRLGRYSASIMRKEVTLYLQKLKELELRQEEVIRENLELKELCLLLDEEKGVVGGGGGGGGSVGGGTVGMGGCRNSIDSQSSLLLVPGQGLLMRDVGDGSSTSSAGSADSSDHPHHKQLHQAPGVGGVGSGGEKGSPELVHKPRCSSISGIGGGSGGDREVSSPEHPAGRLRSTSLEYPYTLPQLCRPRCGSISVPDHSRVMRGLSPEKYGRNVGRRSPEQHPKHHSSDLLLGQRQHFLGQGGSGELYQRHHRSSISSTGCGSPEPRQAHLGATEHHEKGCMVQGNSPETHRHQFSMSPDHVKFGSPVRDGQRRPAGDELSPHHRSIYNGMNALMPRLDPNLTS, encoded by the exons ATGGAGAAAGCGACTCCGCCGCCCCTGCCTCAGCTCCAGCTGTCGATAGCGAAGACTGAAAGTCCAGCGGAGGACATCTCCGGATTGACTGACGAGGATCTGCTCAAGTGGACCAAGGAGGATCTGGTGCGTCGGCTGAGGCGGTCTGAGGCCGATAAGATGAGCGTGATTCTGGACCACGGCAATCTCATCCGAGAGGTCAATCGCAGCCTCCAGCTGCACTTGAACGAGATCAGGGGGCTGAAG gATATTAACCAGAAGCTGCAGGAAGACAACCGTGAGCTGCGGGACTTGTGCTGCTTCCTGGACGACGACCGCCAGAAAGGCAAGCGTGTATCCAGGGAGTGGCAGCGTTTGGGACGTTACAGTGCCAGCATCATGCGCAAAGAGGTGACCCTCTACCTCCAGAAACTCAAGGAGCTGGAGCTTCGGCAGGAGGAGGTGATCCGGGAGAACCTGGAGCTGAAGGAGCTCTGCCTGCTGCTGGACGAGGAGAAGGGGGTGGTAGGCGGAGGAGGTGGCGGCGGAGGAAGTGTAGGGGGAGGGACTGTAGGGATGGGAGGGTGCCGCAACTCAATAGACAGCCAGAGTAGTTTGCTGCTTGTGCCCGGGCAGGGGCTCCTGATGAGAGACGTGGGGGACGGGAGCAGCACATCCAGCGCAGGGAGCGCAGACAGCTCGGATCACCCTCACCACAAGCAGCTTCATCAGGCTCCAGGGGTGGGTGGGGTTGGAAGTGGTGGGGAAAAAGGGAGCCCTGAGCTTGTGCACAAACCCAGGTGTAGCAGCATCAGTGGAATAGGAGGCGGGAGTGGAGGAGACAGGGAGGTGTCCAGCCCTGAGCACCCTGCTGGGCGCCTCCGGAGTACAAGCCTGGAGTACCCATACACCTTGCCCCAGCTCTGCCGGCCCCGCTGCGGCTCCATATCTGTGCCTGACCACAGTCGAGTTATGAGGGGCCTCAGCCCAGAAAAATACGGTAGGAACGTGGGCCGACGCAGTCCGGAGCAGCACCCCAAGCACCACAGCTCTGATCTCCTCCTGGGCCAGAGGCAGCACTTCCTGGGTCAGGGAGGCAGCGGGGAGCTCTATCAGAGGCACCACAgaagcagcattagcagcacagGCTGCGGGAGCCCTGAGCCCCGGCAGGCACATTTAGGGGCCACTGAGCATCATGAAAAGGGCTGCATGGTCCAGGGGAACAGCCCCGAAACTCATAGGCACCAATTTAGTATGAGCCCTGACCATGTGAAGTTTGGCAGCCCTGTGAGGGATGGGCAGAGAAGGCCGGCTGGCGACGAGCTGTCGCCACACCATCGGAGCATCTACAATGGCATGAacg
- the sec23b gene encoding protein transport protein Sec23B: protein MATYQEFIQQNEDRDGVRFSWNLWPSSRLEATRLVVPVSCLFTPLKERPDLPPVQYEPVLCSRANCKAVLNPLCQVDFRAKIWACNFCFQRNPFPPSYAGISEVNQPAELMPQFSTIEYIVQRGPTPPLIFLYVVDTCLEEEDLQALKESLQMSLSLLPPNALVGLITFGRMVQVHELSCEGIAKSYVFRGTKDLSSKQIQEMLGLTKPAASGQQGRQVAPQDAAAACRFLQPVHRVDMNLTDLLGELQRDPWPVPQGKRPLRSTGVALSVAVGLLEGTFPNTGARVMLFIGGPPTQGPGMVVGDELKTPIRSWHDIQKDNARHLKKATKYYEAMANRSAVNGHCIDIYACALDQTGLLEMKCLSNLTGGHIVMGDSFNTSLFKQTFQRVFSKDYNGDFRMAFGGVLEVKTSREVKVCGTIGPCVSLNAKGSSVSENEMGIGGTSQWKVCGINPSTTLALYFEVVNQHNAPVPQGGRGVIQFVTQYQHSNTQRRIRVTTIARNWADAQSQIQHIESSFDQEASAVLMARLGVFRAESEEGPDVLRWLDRQLIRLCQKFGQFNKDDPTSFKLSESLSLYPQFMFHLRRSPFLQVFNNSPDESSYYRHHFVRQDLTQSLIMIQPILYSYSFHGPPEPVLLDSSSILPDRILLMDTFFQLVIYHGETIAQWRKAGYQEMAEYENFKQLLLAPLDDAQEILQTRFPMPRYIDTEHGGSQARFLLSKVNPSQTHNNLYAWGQETGAPILTDDVSLQVFMDHLKKLAVSSSA from the exons ATGGCGACCTACCAGGAGTTCATCCAACAAAACGAGGACCGGGATGGGGTGAGATTCAGCTGGAACCTCTGGCCCTCCAGCCGCCTGGAAGCCACCAGGCTAGTGGTCCCAGTCTCCTGCCTCTTCACACCACTCAAGGAGAGGCCTGACCTGCCGCCGGTCCAGTATGAGCCAGTCCTATGCAGCCGGGCCAACTGCAAGGCAGTGCTCAACCCTTTATG TCAAGTAGACTTCAGAGCAAAAATATGGGCGTGCAACTTTTGCTTTCAGAGAAACCCA tTCCCTCCCTCTTATGCAGGCATATCCGAAGTGAACCAGCCAGCTGAACTCATGCCACAGTTTTCTACCATTGAGTACATAGTACAG CGTGGACCCACGCCCCCTTTGATCTTCCTTTATGTGGTGGACACATGTTTGGAAGAAGAGGACCTCCAGGCCCTTAAGGAGTCCCTGCAGATgtccctcagcctgctgccgcCCAACGCCCTGGTGGGCCTCATCACATTCGGACGCATGGTTCAGGTTCACGAGCTCAGCTGTGAGGGGATCGCCAAGAGCTACGTTTTCAGGGGCACCAAGGACCTCTCCTCCAAACAGATCCAG GAGATGCTGGGTTTAACAAAGCCAGCCGCATCAGGACAACAGGGTCGCCAAGTGGCACCTCAAGATGCTGCAGCCGCTTGCAG GTTCCTTCAGCCCGTGCACAGAGTCGATATGAACTTAACTGACTTGCTGGGTGAGCTTCAGAGAGACCCGTGGCCTGTCCCTCAGGGCAAACGGCCCCTCCGCTCTACTGGTGTTGCACTGTCTGTTGCTGTTGGTCTGCTGGAg GGTACATTCCCCAACACAGGGGCCCGTGTGATGCTGTTCATTGGAGGGCCCCCCACCCAGGGCCCAGGCATGGTGGTGGGAGACGAGCTGAAAACCCCAATCCGCTCCTGGCACGACATCCAGAAAGACAACGCTCGCCATTTGAAGAAAGCCACCAAG TACTATGAAGCCATGGCCAACCGCTCAGCAGTAAATGGCCACTGTATCGATATCTACGCCTGTGCCCTGGACCAGACGGGACTGCTGGAGATGAAGTGCTTATCTAATCTCACCGG GGGGCATATTGTGATGGGAGACTCCTTCAACACCTCCCTGTTCAAGCAGACCTTCCAGAGAGTCTTCAGCAAAGACTACAACGGAGACTTCCGCATGGCTTTCGGAGGCGTCCTGGAGGTCAAG ACATCACGGGAAGTGAAGGTTTGCGGGACCATTGGACCGTGTGTTTCACTCAACGCCAAGGGTTCCAGTGTTTCAGAGAAT GAGATGGGTATCGGCGGCACGAGCCAGTGGAAAGTGTGCGGCATCAACCCCTCCACCACTTTGGCCCTTTATTTTGAAGTGGTAAATCAG cacaATGCCCCAGTCCCCCAGGGTGGCCGAGGGGTGATCCAGTTTGTAACCCAGTACCAGCACTCCAACACACAGAGGAGGATACGGGTCACTACCATTGCCAGGAA CTGGGCAGATGCACAGTCCCAAATCCAGCACATTGAGTCGTCATTCGACCAGGAAGCGTCCGCAGTGCTCATGGCTCGCCTGGGAGTCTTCAGAGCCGAGTCGGAGGAGGGGCCGGATGTCCTGCGATGGCTTGACAGGCAGCTCATTCGCCTG TGTCAGAAGTTTGGCCAGTTCAACAAAGATGATCCGACATCCTTCAAACTGTCAGAGTCTCTGTCCCTCTACCCACAG TTTATGTTCCACCTGCGGCGGTCACCTTTCCTGCAGGTGTTCAACAACAGCCCCGATGAGTCGTCCTATTACAGACACCACTTTGTCAGGCAGGACCTGACCCAGTCCCTGATCATGATCCAGCCCATTCTCTACTCATACTCCTTCCATGGACCACCAGAG CCCGTTCTCCtggacagcagcagcatcctGCCAGATCGAATCCTGCTGATGGACACTTTCTTCCAGCTGGTTATCTACCATGGAGAG ACCATAGCCCAGTGGCGGAAGGCAGGCTACCAGGAAATGGCAGAGTACGAGAACTTCAAGCAGCTGCTGCTGGCTCCACTGGATGATGCCCAGGAGATCCTACAGACGCGATTCCCCATGCCGCGCTACATCGACACGGAGCACGGAGGCTCACAGGCTCGCTTCCTGCTCTCCAAGGTCAACCCCTCGCAGACCCACAACAACCTCTACGCCTGGGGACAG GAGACGGGGGCCCCGATCCTGACTGATGACGTCAGCCTTCAGGTCTTCATGGACCACTTGAAGAAACTGGCGGTTTCCAGCTCTGCGTAG